TCGTAGACATTCGTTTTACGATTCCCATATTGCAAACTGGATGATGTTTCTTCCGAAAACTAAAATCAATGAACTTACCATGCTTCATCGCTTGATCTTTTCCCAGATTGATCCACGCCATCGGTACGGGCACAACTTAGAGTTCTACTACGATGTCTGGTGTGATTGCGACAGCAAGCAACCTTTCTTCTACTGGTAAGTGTGGCCAAGAAAAATCTTCTTCCAGGATACTGTTATATCTCTAACATCATCGCTCACTTTGTTGCCCTTCCTGGAACTGAAGGTTGGATATTGGTGATGGTAAAAACATAAATCTCAGTAAGTGTCCGAGGACCGAGCTACAACGTCAGTGCATCAGCAATCTTGGACAACGTCAGAACAGCAGATATCTTGTACCAGTAAGGCCTTTTTCTAGTGCATTgagtttatgtttttgagtataTTTCTTGTTAGATATCTTTAGAATTTAATCGACGTAATACTAATTTGTTTTGCAGACTATTTCAGTAGAATGGACATTTCTAGTCATTGGCCTCTGCCTAGAGACTTTGTCGATTGCTTTGGATCAGGCCGCCTCCCCAAGTAAGCCCCGATATGCACTATTTGGTATGACATTGGCTATTGCAGTTCTACTCATTTGCATATGGGAGCTCATTTACAAGGGTAAAAAGGAAGGAGTTGTGTTGCGGCGGTGGGGAAAGTTGTGGTGGTTTTATTATCCACATTCCGCCCAGATTTTTGGAACTCTTCCCGACTTTTATGGATTAATTGGTAGCACTTCGCAGTGTATATGCTCGACGGTTCAATATGTTTGCTTCTCTCATCATGCTGACAATCCCATCAAAGTATCCCTTTGGCCTGCCATCTTTCTTGTATGCTTGGGTGCAAAAAAATTAGTCGAGAAACGAAATGAGACCCATGGACACAAAGATTAGATGACAAAGTCTAATTGCAATCAAGTAGATTAAGCATGGACGACATTGATCAAATCAGAAGTGTATGTATCAAATTCATGATTTGTGTAACATGTGTTAATGAGCAAATAAGGATAGGTAACCTCAAGAATATCCAGAAAGAAACAAGAATTAACAAGAAATTTGTATTTCTGTATCTTTCTTTAACCTCCAAATGCACATGGCTTCTTTGTTTTAGTGAAGGCTTTTGACTATCCACAGTGAAAAACTTGCCCCATTGGCCGTTCTACAGCCTCTTGTTAATGGAGATATTCGTAAATCATCGGTTTGAGGAAGAAAGATACGTTGATCTTCAGAGCAAGAGCTGATGCtctgagagagacagagagagttgAGAGAGATGCTGAGTCTGATACTGTTGTAGACATGGAGCTGAGGGCCATACAATCAGAGAAGCC
Above is a window of Malus sylvestris chromosome 15, drMalSylv7.2, whole genome shotgun sequence DNA encoding:
- the LOC126603586 gene encoding IQ domain-containing protein IQM4-like, translating into MGITETVMAKSMSFERKEGRDHSETNSSSNGSDKVYIERSTNFKNWVSTEPKIEASDSIFESPDLTSSIGRNGEVVQINKPTILFLERNAAATKIQKVYRTYRTARTNAAATRIQKVYKRYRTRRNFADCAVVVEELWLKALDLGARKRSSEALDIEKHETIESLRARTRARASGQADKLELQHWLESIDPRHRYGHNLEFYYDVWCDCDSKQPFFYWLDIGDGKNINLSKCPRTELQRQCISNLGQRQNSRYLVPTISVEWTFLVIGLCLETLSIALDQAASPSKPRYALFGMTLAIAVLLICIWELIYKGKKEGVVLRRWGKLWWFYYPHSAQIFGTLPDFYGLIGSTSQCICSTVQYVCFSHHADNPIKVSLWPAIFLVCLGAKKLVEKRNETHGHKD